In Pseudobacter ginsenosidimutans, the following are encoded in one genomic region:
- a CDS encoding LytR/AlgR family response regulator transcription factor: protein MIKAILIDDEPLARMIVNEYLQAFPEITVVQECNDGFEGVKAIQQHQPELVFLDVQMPKINGFEMLELIDNPPAIIFTTAFDEYALKAFENNAVDYLLKPFSQERFDKALRKWLEQQNQQQPANSKEQTEALLQEAAIGAPQNQRIVVKTGSKIRIIPIHEVLYLEADDDYVKVHTADGVFLKNKTMTHFEQTLDPRQFVRTHRSYIVNVQIITRLDAYEKESYLAVLNTGSANPVTVPVSKTGYAKLKTVLGI, encoded by the coding sequence ATGATCAAAGCAATACTGATAGACGATGAGCCCCTGGCGAGAATGATCGTGAACGAATACCTTCAGGCATTCCCGGAGATCACAGTGGTGCAGGAATGCAATGATGGTTTCGAAGGCGTGAAAGCCATTCAGCAACACCAGCCTGAACTGGTATTCCTGGATGTGCAGATGCCCAAGATCAATGGCTTCGAAATGCTGGAACTGATAGACAATCCGCCTGCCATCATCTTTACCACCGCCTTCGATGAATATGCCCTCAAAGCTTTTGAGAATAACGCTGTGGACTACCTGCTGAAACCTTTCAGCCAGGAAAGATTCGATAAAGCCCTCCGCAAATGGCTGGAGCAGCAAAACCAGCAACAACCCGCCAATTCAAAAGAACAAACCGAAGCGCTTTTGCAGGAAGCCGCAATCGGTGCGCCACAAAACCAGCGCATCGTGGTGAAAACCGGCAGCAAGATCCGCATCATCCCCATCCATGAAGTACTGTACCTCGAAGCTGATGATGATTACGTAAAAGTGCATACGGCGGATGGCGTGTTCCTGAAGAACAAAACCATGACGCATTTTGAGCAGACACTGGATCCCCGCCAGTTCGTAAGGACACATCGTTCCTATATCGTTAATGTACAGATTATCACCAGACTGGATGCCTACGAGAAAGAAAGTTACCTGGCTGTTCTCAATACCGGCAGCGCCAATCCCGTGACCGTTCCCGTAAGTAAGACCGGTTACGCCAAACTCAAAACAGTATTGGGAATCTGA
- a CDS encoding RNA polymerase sigma factor — MALIAALHRRQPEAIRELFNQLYKPLIYFAGKLVDNKHEAEDIVGTSFFKLTGRIEQFPTIRDVKAFLYITTRNECLDYLRRIARNERTQDQLQYLMDYNDAQAGDEMLRARILQEVYNEIEQLPPQCRRIFKLIYSKGMTTKQIADELELSPQTILNQKAKALNLLRGILVKKNLMPHSTFFQLFLLISIEFFL; from the coding sequence ATGGCGTTAATTGCTGCGCTGCACAGAAGGCAGCCTGAAGCGATAAGAGAACTGTTCAACCAGTTGTACAAACCCCTCATCTATTTTGCCGGAAAACTGGTGGACAACAAACATGAAGCAGAAGATATAGTTGGCACTTCTTTTTTCAAGCTCACAGGCCGTATAGAGCAGTTCCCTACCATTCGAGATGTGAAAGCTTTTCTCTACATCACCACACGCAATGAATGCCTCGATTATCTCAGAAGGATCGCCCGCAATGAGAGAACGCAGGACCAACTGCAATACCTGATGGACTATAATGATGCGCAGGCCGGTGACGAAATGCTGCGCGCCAGGATCCTCCAGGAAGTGTATAATGAAATTGAACAACTTCCTCCGCAATGCCGTAGGATTTTCAAACTGATCTATAGCAAAGGAATGACCACCAAACAAATTGCAGATGAGCTGGAGCTCTCACCTCAAACAATTCTGAACCAGAAAGCAAAAGCATTGAACCTGTTGAGAGGCATACTCGTTAAAAAGAATCTGATGCCGCACTCCACCTTTTT